A single genomic interval of Falsibacillus albus harbors:
- a CDS encoding ABC transporter permease, with translation MNKFWIILSHAFLTKLKAKSFIVITVIMIVGVLAMTNMERIVDLFSNGKDEKKIAVMDQTGNVFDSYKAQMKNINKNIILSKVKSDEESQIEKQVREGKYDGYLSIRTDEKNIIDAVYKAKTITDSDTMGDLQTGLQGVKAMQAASQLKLAPDQLQLLNNPVQFDKVALSNNAKTQEELNQARGLVYILLFIIYFAVIFYANMIGMEVATEKSSRVMEILISSASPIQHMFGKILGVALLGLAQMALILTVGYISLKQNYQNMNDGFFEVFGFGNISVSTIVYAVVFFLLGYLLYSTFAAFLGSLVSRIEDMQQMIMPMTFLIMIGFFISMYGLGNPEAKFVTVTSFIPFFTPMIMFMRIGMLDVPTWQALLGIAALIAAIIALAWFGARVYRGGVLMYGKSNSFKDIKKALQITKN, from the coding sequence ATGAATAAGTTTTGGATCATTCTATCGCATGCTTTTTTGACCAAATTGAAAGCAAAGTCCTTTATCGTCATAACGGTCATCATGATCGTGGGCGTCCTGGCGATGACGAATATGGAACGAATTGTCGATTTGTTCTCAAACGGCAAGGATGAAAAGAAAATTGCAGTGATGGACCAAACGGGAAATGTATTTGATTCGTATAAAGCTCAAATGAAAAACATCAATAAAAATATCATTCTTTCAAAAGTAAAGAGTGATGAAGAGAGTCAAATTGAGAAACAGGTCAGGGAAGGGAAGTATGATGGATATTTATCAATAAGGACTGACGAGAAAAATATCATCGATGCAGTCTATAAAGCAAAAACCATTACAGATTCGGATACGATGGGCGACCTGCAGACAGGGTTGCAAGGCGTCAAGGCGATGCAGGCTGCAAGTCAATTGAAGCTTGCCCCGGACCAGCTACAACTCCTGAATAATCCGGTCCAATTTGATAAGGTCGCCCTTTCCAACAATGCAAAGACACAAGAGGAACTGAATCAGGCACGGGGGCTGGTCTACATTCTTCTATTCATCATTTATTTTGCAGTCATCTTTTATGCTAATATGATCGGTATGGAAGTGGCGACAGAGAAATCTTCGAGGGTCATGGAAATTTTGATTTCCAGTGCAAGTCCGATTCAGCATATGTTTGGAAAAATTCTCGGCGTTGCCTTGCTCGGGTTGGCGCAAATGGCGCTGATTCTGACAGTGGGCTATATTTCACTGAAACAGAATTATCAAAATATGAATGATGGCTTCTTTGAGGTATTCGGGTTCGGAAATATTTCCGTTTCGACCATTGTGTATGCGGTTGTATTCTTCTTGCTCGGCTATTTGCTTTATTCAACATTTGCTGCCTTTTTGGGATCTTTGGTGAGCCGTATTGAAGACATGCAGCAAATGATCATGCCGATGACCTTTCTGATCATGATCGGCTTTTTCATTTCCATGTATGGGTTGGGCAATCCTGAAGCAAAATTCGTGACTGTTACTTCCTTCATCCCATTTTTCACTCCGATGATCATGTTCATGAGGATCGGGATGCTTGATGTTCCTACATGGCAGGCGCTTCTTGGCATTGCGGCATTGATTGCTGCGATTATCGCACTGGCATGGTTCGGAGCGCGTGTTTACCGAGGCGGAGTCTTGATGTACGGCAAATCCAATTCCTTCAAGGATATCAAAAAAGCACTCCAGATTACGAAAAATTAG
- a CDS encoding metallophosphoesterase family protein, whose protein sequence is MQVLRFIHTADLHLDSPFKGLNKLPEKLLYRLQESTFRSFERIIEEAVKREMDFVIISGDLYDGEDRSIKAQARMKRQLEKLAERRIPVFIIHGNHDHMGGRWTKLEMPENVHIFHTEPEVKSIETNNGSVVHVYGFSYAERHIYDRKIDRFKKENQGGFHIGLLHGHCEGSPSTHQPYAPFTVNELLAKEFDYWALGHIHQHAVLSEDPYIIYPGNIQGRHRKEKGGKGCIEVNLCKDHTSIQFIETADIIWEESVVSAAGITEFNELFTLLTAELVRFRKTDQGVILGIQLVETEALSAEAIDKIHSGELLEILQDDEDPEQNFVWINSIDIEAKTFSNAGVFDTGFMDELKAAFEGFERHHLEESTKDLYHHMFARRYLHDLEEEEEKAVIEKAQQLILQHLQK, encoded by the coding sequence ATGCAGGTATTGCGATTCATACATACTGCCGACTTGCATCTCGATAGCCCGTTTAAAGGCTTGAATAAACTGCCAGAAAAACTTCTCTACCGACTGCAGGAAAGTACGTTTCGATCCTTTGAAAGAATCATAGAGGAAGCGGTTAAACGGGAGATGGACTTTGTCATCATTAGCGGCGATCTCTATGATGGCGAGGATCGAAGCATAAAAGCCCAAGCTCGAATGAAAAGACAATTGGAAAAATTAGCAGAGCGGCGCATACCCGTATTCATCATTCATGGGAATCATGATCACATGGGTGGAAGATGGACAAAGCTTGAAATGCCGGAAAATGTACACATTTTTCACACCGAACCAGAAGTGAAGTCAATTGAAACAAATAATGGATCGGTTGTACACGTTTACGGTTTCAGTTATGCCGAACGCCATATATATGATAGGAAAATCGACCGCTTTAAGAAGGAAAATCAGGGGGGCTTCCACATTGGGCTGCTTCATGGACATTGCGAAGGGAGCCCGTCAACCCATCAGCCTTATGCTCCTTTTACGGTTAATGAACTTCTCGCAAAGGAATTTGATTACTGGGCACTCGGGCATATTCACCAACATGCAGTTCTTTCTGAAGACCCCTATATCATCTATCCAGGTAATATCCAAGGCCGTCATCGCAAGGAAAAAGGGGGAAAAGGATGTATTGAAGTGAACCTTTGCAAGGATCATACATCAATCCAATTTATTGAAACAGCAGATATCATTTGGGAAGAATCTGTCGTTTCGGCAGCAGGCATCACGGAATTCAATGAATTGTTTACACTGCTGACCGCTGAACTCGTGAGGTTCAGAAAAACCGACCAGGGAGTCATTCTTGGAATTCAGTTGGTCGAAACGGAAGCTTTGTCTGCTGAGGCAATAGATAAAATACATTCTGGCGAATTGCTGGAAATACTGCAGGATGATGAAGACCCCGAGCAAAACTTTGTATGGATAAATTCCATTGATATAGAGGCAAAGACTTTCAGCAATGCAGGTGTATTTGACACTGGATTCATGGATGAATTGAAGGCTGCCTTTGAAGGATTTGAACGTCATCATTTGGAAGAAAGCACCAAGGACTTATATCACCATATGTTTGCCAGAAGATATTTGCATGATTTGGAAGAGGAGGAGGAGAAAGCGGTTATCGAAAAGGCACAGCAGCTGATCCTCCAGCATCTTCAAAAATAG